The region GGTCGGTTTTGTAAAAATCGGTGATGGCATATCCATGGTATGAGTAATCTTTCATATTGTTTTCAAAGAATGGGTTGACCCAAATTGCAGTCATTCCCAAATCCTTAATGTAATCCAGATTGTTCATAATTCCCTGTAAATCGCCACCATGGCGGCCATTGGGGTTACTCCTGTCTGCTTTTTCGAGCATAGCATCCACATCGTCGTTGCCAGGGTTGCCATTTGCAAACCGATCAGGCATAACGAGGTAAATCAAATCTGCTGCACTGAAACCCCGGTTTTGTGTTGTTTTTTCGCGGAGTTCATATTCATATTTGGCAACAGTTTTCCCATTTTCATTGAATTTAATTGAAAATTCCCCTGCCTTTGCCGATTTACTAATATTTAAATCAATAAACAGGTAATTAGAATTCTCTACCTTGTGCACTGCTTCTATGCTTACCTCTTCCGCCTCAATTTCAGGATTGGTTTTACCAATATCTGCGCCATAAACCAACAATTGTAGTTGGTTGTTTTCCATCCCAACCCACCAGTTTGGCGGTTCTACGCGGCTAGGCCTATTGTCTTGTGCATTTATGCTCATCATTAGCATTATCGTTACTATAGTTAACAAATACTTCATTGGTTTGGTGTGTTTGTTTGGTCAACGCAGCGGTGTTAGTTACACTGCTACGTTGATTGTGTTTACAAAAGTTTTCACCCTCCGTTTAAGGTACGTATTATTTTAAACCGATAAAATAATCCCAGGGTTCAAGTTTAATGGATGTTTTTCCATCGAATTCTTTCCCTGTGAAGGCATCTTTAAAGCTCTGCGCTGGTTTAAAATTTTTGAATTTTACCTCTGCGGCAGTGTCTGATAAATTAAATATTGCCAGTACTTTATTGTCTTCTTTTTCACGTGTGAAAGCAAAAATTTGTTTGCTGTGATTTGTTTTCAGGACATTGATTTTGCCACCATAGCGTCCATTCCACAAGGCCGGGTTATCTTCTTTAAGCGTGTTGAGTTTTTTGTAAAGTGCTCCCATTTCGTGTTCTTTCCATTCTATGGTATCTTTTTTAAAGAAAGCGAGCCGCTTGTTTAGGCCTGCTTCCTGACCACTGTATATGAGCGGGAAGGTGGGGGCAGCATAAGTGAAAACAGCAAAAGTTTTATAACTGTTAGGCATGCGTTCAAATACAGTTCCGTTCCATGAGTTTTCATCATGATTTGTGGTAAATGCCATGCGGTAAACACTATCAGCAAAACGGGTTGGTTCTTTTTTGAAGTATTTGCGTAAGTGCGATGCATTTTGTTTGCCTTTGGCAATTTCATTCATAATGTGATGCAGTTCCCAGGCATAGTTTGCATCGAATGCCATTTTGTGCAGTTCTGGTTTTTCTGCTTCTGCAAGCATAAAAACCGGCTTAACCTTTTCCATTTCTGTTCTGGCACTTTCCCAAAAATCGTTTGGAACCATGCTGGCCACATCGCAACGGTACCCGTCTACATTGAATTCTTTTACCCAATATACGAGCGCATCGGTCATGGCCTGGCGCATTTCCTGGTTTTCGTAGTTCAGGTCTGCCACATCGGTCCAGTCCTCAACGGGAGCAACAACATCGCCAGTCGAATCTTTTGTATACCATTCCGGGTGCTTTTTTATCCAGGGGTGATCCCAGGCTGTATGGTTGGCAACCCAGTCCAGGATAATCATCATGTCGTTGTCGTGCACTGTTTTAACGAGTTTTTTAAAATCGTCTTTTGTGCCAAATTCCGGATTTACATCTTTATAATCTTTTACTGCGTAGTAGCTACCTAAAGGGCCTTTTTTGTTTTTCTCACCTATGGGGTATATGGGCATAATCCATAAAATATCTACGCCAAGTTCTTTAAGACGTGGAATGTGCTGCATAAAGGCCTCGATTGTACCTTCGGGGGTGTATTGTCTGATATTAACTTCATAAATGGTGGAAGCCTTGCTGGCTTCTACAGGATCGGCTTTTGCTGCCTGTTCTGCAACCTGATTTTTTTTAGCCTGGTTGCATCCTCCAAAAAGGAACGATAATGTAATGATCGACATAATGAATATTGACTTCATATTTGAAAAATTTATATTTATTGTTTTACATTGGTAATTACTTCGTAACTGTAAGGTGATAGTTTTATATGTATTTCACCTTTTTCCTTTTTAAACGCTGTCTTTCTGAGTGTATAGTAATCTGTTTGTATTTTTGATAAAGGATCATCAAAGTTAATGCTGACCTCCTCTTTACTGTCATTCAGGGCCACAATAACTACTTCATCGAAGTATCTGCGTTGATAAACCAACTGGTTATTTTCGAGGTGTAAAACTTTAAAATCGCCGAAAATAAGTGGCAGTGCTTTTTGTCTGAAATTGAGTAGTTTGGCTGTTGCTTTTTTGACTTCCTGCTCTTTTTTCTTAAGGTTGTTGAATCGCATCATACGCCTGTTGTCAGGGTCGTTACCGCCTACCATACCAATTTCATCGCCATAGTAGATAACGGGCAGCCCCGGTATTGTAGCAACAATGCTGTTGAGCATTTCAAGTTTTTCGTATCCAACAGGGTTTTCAACTTTTATTTCACGTGTCCAGCCTGCCTTTTTTGCATCTTCATCAAAGCTAAGTGCATCTGAGGCGTAGGAAATGAAACGGGCACGGTCCTGGTTACCTGTAATATTACCCATTATGTGTTGAGCTCCATAATATTTCAGGCTTTTTTGAATTTCATTTACCAATGCTTCAAAACCTTTATCGCTTGCCAGTGTGGCAACCAATGCATCGTATACATTAAAGTCGAACTGCGCATTAAGTTGACCTGAATTTACATAGCCGCCAATAAGTTCCGGCGAACCGTAGGTTTCTCCAATTTGATAAAGTCTGCGGTTTTCAGGTATCACAACCTCTTTTCTTAATTTCTGTGTAAGTGTGCGCCAAAAAATTTCAGGAACATGTTTGGTGGCATCGTGTCTGAAACCATCCAGGTTATATTCCTTAATCCAGTACACAGCTGAATCGGTAAGCATATTGGTGACTTCAGGTTTGGTAAGATCCAATGTGGGCATAAAAGTATCGAACCAGGTCGTTAACCGATGCGAGTCCCAGTTTTCAGTATTAAGCGATCCGTCGGGAAGGTAAAGGTTTGTTTTCCAATCGGGATTTGCCTTAATAACCGGATGATCTTCGTGTACATGATTGGCCACAAAATCGAGTAAAACATTCATGTTGTTGGCATGGGCTGTTTCTACGAGGCGTTTCAGATCTTCTTCTGTGCCAAAATGTGGATTGAGTTGGGTAAATGAAACCGGCCAGTAACCGTGGTACCCGGAGAAGCGTGTTTTGGGATTAGGATACATCCCATAAGCTTCTTCGGGATTTTTCACCAGTGGTGAAACCCACAGTGTATTGATGCCCAGGTTGCTGAAATAGCCATCGTTTATTTTTTCGATGATTCCTTCAATGTCGCCGCCAAAATAGTTGGCTTTTGGGTGAATAGATTCATCGTCAATTTTCCATGTATTGTCCGGGTTGCCATCATTAAACCGGTCTGTAAATACATTGTATATTGTGGCCGCTTCAAAATCCGTTCTTGTAAGTTTGTCAGCATCAAGCATTATCCTGCCCTTGTCTAAAGGAATACGTACACTATTGGAAATGCCATCATCATTTGATGCAAATACCCTGATATAGGTTCTTTTTTTATGCTTTAGTGCTTCAGGAACAGTAATGTTTAACTCGTTATTGTTGAGCTCCACAAGCGAATTTGGGAGTATTTTGTTTTGTCCCAGTACAAAGTAGTTTGTGATATCGTTTTCATAACCAATGCTGACGTGGCCATTGTTCGTGCTTTTGGCATACAAATGCGGCTTTTGAAGGTTTTTATATTTACCAACCTCTAAAAGTGAGTTGTAGCCTCCAATGTTATTGCTGACACTGTCTTCCTTATTCGGATCGAGCATTTCTTTACCATCTGCTACAATGAGGTACTGGTATTCTCCCGGTGCGAGCGTCAATGTGGTTTCCCATTGGTCTCCATTTTTTTGCAAACTGGTTGCATTGGGGTTCCAGCCATTAAATTCTCCTTTAAGTTGCACCTTTTGATAGTTTTTATTACTCTGAAAGGAGAAGGGTACCTTCATTTTGCCCGACGATTTGAGGATGATGTCGTACCTTGTGCTGTCAGTAAAAACTTCCAAATTACCCAGTTTTGGTATTTTGTTGGACTTTGCAATGATGGTAATTGTTTCTGAACCTTGCTGCACTTTAAATGCTTCCGGCGCTTTTACAGAATCAATCTGGGGATGCGTCGGAAAATAGTCAGTGATGTATACCACTGTCGTATCAGGATTTACAGTTACAGGTGATGCAAGACCAACCACCAGGCTTTGTTCTGGCAGGGTAAATGTATCAGCTTGTTTGCTGCAGCCGGCAAGTATCAGGCCCGTTGCAAGCACAAAGATCAGTGCAATAGATTTTATTTTAAGCATGATGTGATTTATTTATTCTGACAATTCATATCAACGGTAATTTTATCGTTGGCCTCAATTGTTTGTGTTTTATCAAAAAGTAAAACTTTGAGCGGCTCATCGGCATCGTTATGAATATTGACATTGTCTTTGTCAATTACAATATTCAGCAAGTGGCCACGGAAGTTAATTTTAAATGAAAATGATTTCCATTTTTCGGGCATGAATGGGTTGAACGATAGCATGTTGTTTTTGATACGCATACCGCCAAATCCCTGGACAATAGACATCCATGTACCGCCCATGCTTGTTACGTGTAATCCCTCGTCAGAATCGCTGTTGTAATCATCTAAATCGAGGCGTGACGCAGACAGGTAAAATTCATATGAACGTTTTTCATCGCCAAGTTTAGCAGCCATTATGGAGTGAATACAAGCAGAAAGTGATGATTCATGAACGGTCATGGGTTCATAAAAGTCGTAGTTCCTCTTGATGGTCTCTTTTTCATACTGATCTTCGAAAAAGTAGAGTCCTTGTAATACATCTGCCTGTTTGATGTAACAGGAACGTAGTATTCTGTCCCACGACCAGTGTTTGTTTATTGGTGTCTCTTCAGCTGGTATGTTGCTAACTGGTTTAAGCTCTTTGTCGAGGAAACCATCTTGTTGTAAAAACACTTCACGTTTTTGGTCGTATGGGAAATACAGGTTTTCGCAAATTCGTTTCCAATTGGATATTTCGTCAGATTCTACGAAGTTTGATTTTGTAACAATCCGCTGCCACTCTTCCGGTATGGTTTGTTTCACATAATTGATGGCTTCCATGGTGTATTGCATGGTCCATTGCGCCATTTTAAGAGTATACCAGTTATTGTTTACATTATTTTCATATTCGTTTGGACCTGTTACCCCGAGCATCACATATTTTTGTTTGTCTTCTGAATAATTGACGCGTTGGGCCCAAAACCTTGAAATGCCAATCAATACTTCCAGTCCGTAATCGGCAAGGTAGCGTTTGTCTCCGGTATAGCGGATGTAACTAAATATTGCATATGCAATTGCGCCGTTCCGGTGGATTTCCTCAAAAGTAATTTCCCACTCATTGTGGCACTCTTCACCGTTCATGGTAACCATGGGGTAAAGTGCTGCTCCATTGGTAAAGCCAAGCTTTTCTGCATTTTCGATGGCTTTTTGTAAGTGTTTAAAGCGATATATGAGCAGGTTGCGTGCTACATCCGGTTCAGAGGTACTGAGGTAAAACGGCAGGAGGTAGGCTTCTGTATCCCAATATGTGCTTCCGCCATATTTTTCGCCTGTAAAGCCTTTGGGGCCAATGTTCAAACGTTCATCCTGCCCGGTGTAAGTTTGGTTTAACTGGAAAATATTGTAGCGTATGCCCTGCTGTGCTGCGGTATCGCCCTCTATAGCAATGTCTCCGTGGTTCCATTTTTCTTTCCATGCAGCTTTTTGCTCATCGAGAATGGTGCAGAAACCTTTGCTTTTGGCATAAGCCAGCACTTCGGAGGCTACAGTTTTCAGATCGCTGTTTTTATGATCTCTTGAGGTAACGACAGCAGCATACTTGTATATGGTTGTTGTCTTTTTCTCGTCCAGTTTAACATTTAACCTATGCGCAATATATTTCGTTTCCTCTATGGAATCGAACTGTGTTAACGATTGTGGTGTGCCGTCAACCTCGAGGCTGTAGTGCATGGCATAACAAGCCCTGAAGTGAGTTTTGCGTGTTTCGGTAATGAGATATGGTGCTCTTGCTGAAGCCGATTTTTCTATTTCATCCCAAAAATGCTCGTCATAGTTGGCATCTTCATTTTTAATATCGCCATTAATGGGCAGGAGTATTTCTGTTGGGGCAGAAAAGTTGAGTGGTGTAATGCTGTATTTAATGGCGCCCAGCTCATCGTTTACAATACTGAGCATGCGGGTTGAGTGGATTTTAATTTGCTTGCCATCAGGAAATTCAGCTTTGTAAATTTTGCTGAAATGGCCGTTTTGCATATCGAGTTCGCGCCTGAAATCGATTAATTTTAGTTTATGCGGATCCAGCTCCTGTCCATCTATTTTAATGCGAATACCTGTCCAGTCGGGTGCATTAAGCACTTTTGCGAAGTATTCGGGATATCCGTTTTTCCACCAGCCTACGCGGGTTTTATCCGGATAATACACGCCGCCCAGGTAATTGCCCTGCAGGCTGTCACCTGAGAAATATTCTTCAAAATTTCCTCGTTGTCCGAATTTACCATTCCCTAAACTGAAAATACTTTCAGATATGCGGTTGTACTCTGGCCTGTAGCCCTCTTCTATAATTTTCCACGGATGATGTGTGATGTAGTTCTTCACGGTGCTAAAGTATTTTTGTTTTTTAATTTATTTCAATTCCAGTATTAATACGCTTCTTGCTGGCGCATTAAGGTTTTCTATTTTGTACTCTTTTCCGGTAATTATATCTCTGCCGCTTGTAAAACCTTTCGTACGCTCATAAAAATGGCTGGTATTTATTTTAGCGGCTTCTTTGTTTTTGTTGAAAACAACCATTATGGTATGGTCACTATCGTAACGAAAATAGACATAAGTGCCATCGTGGGTTGGCGCATACTGCATCAATTTGCCATGATGGATGGTTGAATTATTTTTTCTCCAGTTTAAAAGTGTTTTAATGAAATGCTGAGCTTCGGTTTTGGGCTCAGCCAGGTTTTTACCTGTAAAAGCATTGGTTTTGTCATCCGCCCAACCTCCGGGGAAATCTTCGCGAATTTGTCCGTGATCATGAGGTTTTGTATTACTCATAAGCACTTCTGTGCCATATTGGATTTGAGGTATGCCTCTCATGGTCAGCATGTAAGCAATACCCATTTTGAAAAGATCAAGGTCTTCATTTACTTGCCGGTAAAAGCGGTCCATGTCATGATTGTCCGGAAAAATGACCAGGTTCATGGGGTCGGGGTAAAGGTAATCGCTGGCAAGTTTTTCATATACTTTAATAAAACCGGTATTCCAACCCTCTTTTTCAGTGAGTGCTTCTACTAGAGAAACCTGTATGGGGAAATCCATCAAACTGGGTAAGCATGATGAAAAATCTACCGGCAGGTTGCTTCCCCTTTGCCATTTTGCTAATACAATGGGGCTAAGGCTCCATTCTTCTCCCACGATATTAAAATTCGGATATTCTTCCATAATATGACATGTCCACCGGTTAAGGAATTCTGCATCTGAATATGGATGGGTATCATGGCGTATTCCGCCCAGGTTAGCCTGTTCGATCCACCAAACGGAGTTATAAATTAAATAATCTGCCAGCAATTTGTTATCCTGGTTCATGTCAGGCATGGCATTGACAAACCAACCTTGTTCAAACACATCTTTATCAGCCTCCGATGCATAAGGATCATGCAGCGTTACCCTTCGGTGATTGGTATTGGTTTTTTGTTCAGGGTAATGCACCCAGTCAGAAGATGGAGGATCCTGCATCCACCAGTGGTTGGCTCCGCAGTGGTTCATGATCATATCCTGAATGAGTTTAATGCCTCTTTTGTCGGCTTCCTCACTCAGTTTTACATACAATTCATTATTTCCAAGCCTTGGGTCGACCCTGTAAAAGTCCGTTATGGCGTATCCATGATATGAGGCTCTTGGCATAGCACTTTCCATCACCGGATTGAGCCAAAGGGCTGTAAACCCCATTTCTTCAATATAGTCGAGGTGGTCGATAATGCCTTGCAAATCTCCTCCATGGCGACCATAGTCGTCGGCACGGTTTAGCTTGTCTTCATAACCTCTGATATTATCGTTTGCTTCATTTCCATTAGCAAAGCGATCAGGGTAAAGTAAATAAATTACATCTGAGCTGTTGAATCCGGCCCTGGATGCTGATTGAGGTTTTCTTGCTTTTAGTTGATATTTGATTTTCTGAATATTTTTGTCATCCTTTTGAAGGGTAATATTTACCATTCCGGGTTTAGCTGATCTGGAAATATCAAGGTAAATGAAAAGGTAGTTTTTGTTGGCTGTAGCCAAAGCTTTTGTAAGAGTTACGCCGGGATAATTTATTTCGGGTTTGAGTTCGCCGATTTCATTTCCGTAAAGCATAACCTGTACCTCAGTATGTTCCATTCCTGTCCACCAGAATGCAGGCTCTATGCGTTTAATCTCGTACTGTCCGAAGCTTAAAAAGCTGAATGCGAAAATATTCAGCAAGAGCAAGATGATACTTTTTTTTATAGTACTCATGCGTGGTATTTTATCAAGAAAGTTTGAACTGGTAATCCGAATGTTAAAAAGACCACCCATCTGTGATGATGGGTGGGCTTTTTTATTTGTTGTATTAAGCTTATTTAGCTTCTTCTACCGTGTAGGAGTATGGGTATTCACTAAGATCTAAAGTGATTGTCCATGTGCCTGCACTGATGGCAATATTGGCACCGTACTCCTCGGGTACTCCATCAGCACCATCATCTCCATAGTTCAATGGATCCCAAAGGTCGTTTGGACGGAACTTAAATTCACCGTCAGCGGTTTCCTGAGTGATGGTCCAAACATTATCTTCAGGTACGTAGGTCATGTCAATATCGCTGTCCCAACCATCGGGCATGGCTGAACCGATTACACCCCAATGGGTTTCATACATATCGAAGTTATAATCATAAGTATTAACAGTAACCTGATAATAACCTGAGTCAACTGCTATATATCCCTGGTCTTCGAAAAGGTCATCATTCAGATCCACATCATCATCAGGTCCCGCAGCTCCATCATTTCCAAGAATGGTTTCACGTGCTTCATCGCCGAACTGGATTTCATTGGCCGCCTCAACATACACATAACCTTCATAAGTTCCCTGCTCGTCAACCGGCATTAAATATCCAATTTCTGTATCATCACTACCATAAACAATGAGTTTTTCTGGCTCAAATGGAGGATCATAGGATGTAACGTTCATTGAAATCGCATTCGTGTATGCCTTATGCGGGTTTGTTTCTCCAGCGATTGAGGCTACACGAACTTCTACATCAGCACTCAAATAGGGTTCAAACCCTAATTTTCCGGTGAGTGCCAGATTAAAATTAAATACAGAAACAGATGCTTCATTGGTATCAGTTACTGTTGTCACTACTACTGCATTTTCAAAGTTATTACCAGCGGTATCTACCTCAATGGTATATTCATTAACAGTAGGGACATTATATTCAACGGGAGTCCATACAAATGTAGCAAACGTATCTTCTGCAATATCATCACTTAATACAGGTTCAAAATCTCCTGCATTGAGTTCATTTAGGGTGAATTCACCTACTTGTTGCAGCACCGGATCATCAAAGTCTTCTTCGCATGCGATCAGCAGTCCGATGCCCAAAATTGCTAATATGATGTATTTTAAATGTTTCATTTCAAACAAATTTTAAAAATTAATAATTTGGATTTTGCTCCAAATTGGTATTGGCATTCACATCTGCCGCTGGCAGAGGGAAAAGATTGTATTTGGAATCTGTGGCTGTACCCTCTTTTATATCACCTTTCCAGGGCCATACATAGTCACCACCAGTTAAGCGATCATAGCGAATTAGGTCGGTGCGGCGATGGCATTCCCAATATAGTTCTCTTGCTCTCTCATCAAGGATGAAATCCAATGTCAGGTCTCCGGAGTTGATGTCGCCGGAAGCATCTCCATAGGCACGCTGACGTAGTTGGTTAATATATGTAACAGCCTGGCCAACTGTACCGCCATTACCACCTCTAAGTACGGCCTCGGCATACATTAAGTATACGTCTGCCAAACGGAACATGGGGAAGTCGGTATCCGGATAAGTAACGTCTGAACCTGGTGCTCCTGTGCTGGTTACATTTTTAAATTTACCAACAGCATATCCTTGCTGGTAATCTGATTCGTCATTAATTTCTAAAGATTGTCCGTATGATTCATCATAAAATAATGCACGTCCGTCATTTGCATCGAATTTATTAACAAGTGCCTTTGTGGTACGAGTACCAGCCCAGCCACCGCCTAAACCGAATTCTTCAGGTGGTATATCACCACCCAGGGCAGCACTGATGATAAAAGTAGTACCTCCGTAAGTTCTGGTTTCAATACCATCAAAATTAATTGAGAAAATAACTTCCTGTAAGTGATCATTATCTGCAAGGAATAGGTGCTCATAGTTGTCTTCTAATGTATATGGCCCTTCATCAATTACTTTTTTGGCGTAAGTAACACATTCTGTGTATTTGCCCTGGTTGATGTAAACTTCGGCGTTCAAATACAATTTTGCTAAAAGGGTCCATACCGCACCCTGATCTGCACGACCATACTCATTAGTGCCAACTGCTGTAATGTCGTCTTCGATTGCAAGTAATTCTGATTCAATAAATTCAAAAAGGTTTTGCTTATTAATTGGGGAAGGCATAAATGAACCAATTGGGTCATCTTCTGTTACAAAAGGAACTCCTCCTCCAAATAGGTCAAGTGCATGCCAGTAACTTAAAGCACGTAGAAATCGAGCTTCATTGCGATACTGAGCTACTTCAGCTTTGGTTTGATCAGATTCTCCACGTTCATTTAATTTGTCTTCAGTTGTAGAACGCAAGAATTCATTGGCCAGTGAAATCTGATAATATATGCGGTAATACATGGCGGCAATAAAGTTGTCGCTACTACCCCATTCTTGTCTGTGGAAATCTTTAATGGTCTGATCGTCCCAGCCAATTATAGCTTCTTCTGTTGTTAGTACCTGGTGTTCCCAGTAAGCGCGCAGATATTGGCTAAAACCTTCGTCAATACCACTGATATCTGGCATACCTGCAGGTCCTTGCTGGCCTGATACGGCAAGTCCGGCATACATTTTTGCCAGAAATGCTTTATAAGCACCCGGATCATCAAAAACAGCACTTGCTGTAGTTTCATCCGGGTCTATTGGTTCTGTATCGAGGTCATCTATACAGGATGTATAGATGAATACAAACCCCAATAAAATAGCTGTAAGTTTAATTAAATATTTCATTTTACTGATATTTTTTGGATTAAAAGTTCACGTTTACACCCAATACATAGGCAGTTGGACGTGGGTAAAAGTTATTGTCAATACCACCTGATATTTCAGGATCAATACCATCGTATTTTGTGATTACAAAGGCATTGTTTACTGTACCTGTGACAGTGAGGTTTATACCTTGATTTGCAATGTTGTTGAATTTATAGCTTAAAGAAATGTTGTCCATTCTGAAAAACGAAGCATTTCTCAGGTAGTAATCTGACATATAATAGGCATTCTCAAATTCAGAATCGTAAACGCCAGTTGTAACGTTGCTCAGGTATGGTCCTTCCGGACGATATAACCTTTGGTAAGTTCCATTTACAGATTCAGCATTGTAATAAACATAGTTTCCAAAGTTGGCTCTTCCAGAGAAAGAGAAGTACCAGTTTTTGTAGCTAAATCCAGAATTAATACCAAACGATACATCCGGAGCAGGATTTTCTTTATGTACTTTGTCACTTTCTGTGATTTGTCCGTCGCCATTCTGATCTACAAAAGCACCAGGTATTGGGTCGCCATTGTCATCATAAATTTGTTCGTAAACGAAGAATGAACTAAAGGGCTGTCCCACACTATGAATCTGGATATTACTACCCACACCACCGGAGATGCCTCCTGTTGGAACACCAAGGTAATCCGGATCATCAGACAGGGTTAGTTTAGTGATTTTGTTTTCGTTATAGGTCACGTTTAAACCAACATCCCAAACCATATCCGGTGTCGAAATTGGTTTGGCATTGATAGAGAACTCAACACCTTTATTTTCCAAATCACCAACATTTGTATTGATATAATTCGTTAGATTGCTACCTGCTGGCACTGGAATA is a window of Salinivirga cyanobacteriivorans DNA encoding:
- a CDS encoding RagB/SusD family nutrient uptake outer membrane protein, which encodes MKYLIKLTAILLGFVFIYTSCIDDLDTEPIDPDETTASAVFDDPGAYKAFLAKMYAGLAVSGQQGPAGMPDISGIDEGFSQYLRAYWEHQVLTTEEAIIGWDDQTIKDFHRQEWGSSDNFIAAMYYRIYYQISLANEFLRSTTEDKLNERGESDQTKAEVAQYRNEARFLRALSYWHALDLFGGGVPFVTEDDPIGSFMPSPINKQNLFEFIESELLAIEDDITAVGTNEYGRADQGAVWTLLAKLYLNAEVYINQGKYTECVTYAKKVIDEGPYTLEDNYEHLFLADNDHLQEVIFSINFDGIETRTYGGTTFIISAALGGDIPPEEFGLGGGWAGTRTTKALVNKFDANDGRALFYDESYGQSLEINDESDYQQGYAVGKFKNVTSTGAPGSDVTYPDTDFPMFRLADVYLMYAEAVLRGGNGGTVGQAVTYINQLRQRAYGDASGDINSGDLTLDFILDERARELYWECHRRTDLIRYDRLTGGDYVWPWKGDIKEGTATDSKYNLFPLPAADVNANTNLEQNPNY